One region of Streptomyces subrutilus genomic DNA includes:
- a CDS encoding acyltransferase domain-containing protein has product MYRTGDLVRYRADGSLQYCGRTDHQVKIRGHRIELGEIEAVAAGHPAVLECAAVVREDVPGDPYVHLYYVPSTTAGDTGGTVRERLEQFLPAVMWPGRVTELPALPHTPNEKVDRLALTRLVATDAASAPAASAGGGDAGVRQVLMRVWAGLLGGADLDPDRGFFELGATSMTATRAHQLICAELGVEFPLAEIFRHPTVNKLAAFFERRSHGTAAVGVVPVRAVSRPVEDEPIAIIGMACRLPGAADVGAFWDNLRGGVESIRRFSAEELRQAGVPRELLDDPAYVPAKGWVEGADLFDASFFGYSPAEAATIDPQHRLFLECAWQGLEHAGIVPAAFDGDIAVFGGTGNGGYHSGEVTDLASFYRSMIGGRNDFLATRVAHKLDLTGPAMTVQTACSTGLVTAHLARESLLRGESDIALIGASSLTFPLEQGYLYQQGLVVSGDGHCRAFDAEGDGTVGSDGVGVIVLRRLSDALAAGDTVYAVIRGSAINNDGSDKVAFMAPSITGQARVIAAAHAAAGTVADTIGLVEAHGTATAIGDPMEIRALQEVFASTTRQEPCVVGSVKSNIGHTDTTAGIAGLIKAALCLHHRTFVPTLNYTRPNPEMGLDPRLFHVNTELTAWESAGPRRAGVSSFGIGGTNAHLVLEEAPERTEWSETVPPSRAETETYPVVVSGRDRAALAEQAGRWAAWLREHPDQRIRDVAWTAAERRTHFAERANVTAGNITELVEGLTALAEDRSHERVLRGTAAPRGRTVFVFPGQGADWDGMGRELLEQSPAFADSARRCDEALRPLTGWSVLDVLRGRGGEECSADRLDILQPVLFTMYVSLAAAWEELGIRPSAVAGHSQGEIAAAVVAGALSLEDGARVVCLRSRALRQVAGEGTMAVVELSLDEVRKWIAPFGTEISVAAVNTPGSTVVSGAASAMTELLCALDDTDIACGLLDAPVASHSRFMDPLLPALRAGLSGLRPGPASIPFYSTVTGDLLDGRALDAEYWCRNLREPVRLDLAQERLLANGHDVFVEIGPHPVLGMPLTEGSGSAVVVATLQRGDGDRARLLRSLAELHVHGCEVDWSKALGQAPARVADLPTYPFQRKRHWLEAPTARPEPASTPEAAFWDAVHSGQAQQVADALGTAVSATALDALAELLPALAAIRPGTGGSRPGIADRDEPPAGEAHDGAAELVRALADAGPDDSREILLDLVRTEAAAVLGDSPTDIPAGQPLQQLGMDSLAAVRMRANLERRTGVQIAPHVILGKRGLLGVVDALLRETTGAGAESAAGHEPAPADGRESPWLRVLKPGVSPRARIVAFAGMGGTTDSHVPLIRHLPDDIALVAIQMPGREERVAEPPLSDVGAVADAIVGALTALPALPTVLYGHSQGALLAWEVAHRLGPVREDTPVTLVPACAPAPYSELPPELEDFQRVGETLRTGGIGHAAEALRGLLPDALLADEELLRSYLGNLWADVELAKDHRALLAAVHREPLDIPITTVAAADDPVLPAGTLHDWHDRTRGRIVHRTIPGTHAAPIESPRAMAAELVKAIPAPSI; this is encoded by the coding sequence ATGTACCGGACGGGTGATCTGGTGCGGTATCGGGCGGACGGGAGTCTGCAGTACTGCGGTCGGACCGATCACCAGGTGAAGATTCGCGGGCATCGGATCGAGCTCGGTGAGATCGAGGCGGTGGCGGCGGGGCACCCGGCGGTGCTGGAATGCGCGGCGGTGGTGCGTGAGGACGTGCCGGGGGACCCGTACGTCCACCTCTACTACGTGCCGTCCACGACGGCCGGGGACACGGGCGGCACGGTTCGCGAGCGTCTGGAGCAGTTTTTGCCGGCGGTGATGTGGCCGGGCCGCGTCACGGAGTTGCCGGCGCTGCCGCACACGCCGAACGAGAAGGTCGACCGCCTGGCGCTGACCCGACTGGTCGCCACGGATGCTGCCTCCGCTCCTGCCGCGTCGGCGGGTGGGGGCGATGCGGGTGTCCGACAGGTCCTGATGCGGGTGTGGGCCGGTTTGCTGGGCGGTGCGGATCTGGATCCGGATCGGGGCTTCTTCGAGCTGGGTGCGACGTCGATGACGGCGACGCGGGCTCATCAGTTGATCTGTGCGGAGTTGGGGGTGGAGTTCCCGCTCGCGGAGATCTTCCGTCATCCCACGGTCAACAAGCTCGCCGCCTTCTTCGAACGACGCTCGCACGGCACCGCGGCCGTGGGTGTCGTCCCGGTTCGCGCGGTGTCGCGGCCGGTCGAGGATGAGCCGATCGCGATCATCGGCATGGCCTGTCGTCTGCCGGGGGCGGCGGATGTGGGTGCCTTCTGGGACAACCTGCGGGGCGGGGTGGAGTCGATCCGCCGTTTCTCCGCCGAGGAACTGCGGCAAGCAGGAGTTCCGCGCGAGCTGCTGGACGATCCGGCCTACGTGCCCGCGAAGGGCTGGGTGGAGGGCGCTGACCTGTTCGACGCGTCGTTCTTCGGCTATTCCCCGGCGGAGGCGGCCACGATCGATCCACAGCACCGGCTGTTCCTGGAGTGCGCGTGGCAGGGGCTGGAGCACGCCGGGATCGTTCCCGCCGCCTTCGACGGCGACATCGCCGTCTTCGGCGGAACCGGAAACGGCGGCTACCACAGCGGTGAGGTGACCGACCTCGCGTCGTTCTACCGGTCCATGATCGGCGGTCGGAACGACTTCCTCGCCACGCGCGTGGCTCACAAGCTGGACCTGACCGGTCCGGCGATGACGGTGCAGACGGCGTGTTCAACGGGCTTGGTGACCGCCCATCTGGCCCGTGAGAGCCTGCTGCGCGGCGAGTCCGACATCGCGCTGATCGGCGCGTCCTCCCTCACCTTCCCCCTGGAGCAGGGGTACCTGTACCAGCAGGGGCTCGTGGTCTCCGGTGACGGCCACTGCCGGGCCTTCGACGCGGAAGGCGACGGCACGGTCGGCAGCGACGGCGTCGGCGTGATCGTCCTGCGTCGTCTCTCCGACGCGCTGGCCGCCGGTGACACGGTCTACGCGGTCATCCGGGGCAGCGCGATCAACAACGACGGTTCCGACAAGGTCGCGTTCATGGCCCCGAGCATCACCGGTCAGGCGCGGGTGATCGCCGCCGCGCACGCCGCCGCCGGCACGGTTGCGGACACGATCGGGCTGGTCGAGGCGCACGGGACCGCGACCGCGATCGGTGATCCGATGGAGATCCGGGCCCTCCAGGAGGTCTTCGCGAGCACCACACGCCAGGAGCCGTGCGTGGTCGGGTCGGTGAAGTCGAACATCGGGCACACCGACACCACCGCCGGGATCGCGGGCCTGATCAAGGCGGCCCTGTGCCTGCACCACCGGACCTTCGTGCCGACGCTCAACTACACCCGCCCGAACCCCGAGATGGGACTCGATCCCCGGCTCTTCCACGTCAACACCGAACTCACCGCGTGGGAGAGTGCCGGCCCGCGCCGGGCCGGCGTCTCCTCCTTCGGCATCGGCGGCACCAACGCCCACCTCGTCCTCGAAGAAGCACCCGAGCGGACCGAGTGGTCCGAGACCGTCCCTCCCTCCCGCGCGGAGACGGAGACGTACCCGGTCGTCGTCTCGGGTCGTGACCGGGCGGCGCTCGCCGAGCAGGCAGGACGCTGGGCGGCCTGGCTGCGCGAGCATCCCGACCAGCGGATACGGGACGTGGCGTGGACGGCTGCCGAGCGCCGGACCCACTTCGCCGAGCGGGCGAACGTGACGGCCGGGAACATCACCGAGCTCGTCGAAGGACTGACGGCCCTCGCCGAGGACCGCTCCCACGAGCGGGTGCTGCGCGGCACGGCGGCGCCGCGAGGCCGGACGGTGTTCGTCTTCCCCGGCCAGGGCGCCGACTGGGACGGCATGGGCCGCGAGCTGCTCGAGCAGTCCCCGGCGTTCGCCGACTCGGCGCGCCGCTGCGACGAGGCGCTGCGGCCACTGACCGGATGGTCGGTCCTCGACGTCCTGCGTGGTCGCGGAGGAGAAGAGTGTTCCGCGGACCGGCTGGACATCCTGCAGCCCGTGCTGTTCACGATGTACGTGTCCCTGGCGGCCGCCTGGGAGGAACTGGGCATCCGGCCGTCGGCGGTGGCGGGCCACAGCCAGGGCGAGATAGCCGCGGCCGTCGTCGCCGGAGCGCTCTCCCTGGAGGACGGCGCACGCGTCGTCTGCCTGCGCAGCCGCGCCCTGCGGCAGGTGGCCGGCGAAGGCACGATGGCCGTCGTCGAGCTTTCCCTCGACGAGGTACGCAAGTGGATCGCCCCCTTCGGCACGGAGATCTCGGTGGCCGCGGTGAACACGCCCGGATCAACGGTGGTGTCGGGCGCCGCGTCCGCCATGACGGAACTCCTGTGCGCGCTCGACGACACGGACATCGCCTGCGGCCTGCTCGATGCCCCCGTCGCCTCCCACAGCCGCTTCATGGACCCGCTGCTGCCGGCGCTACGGGCCGGACTCTCGGGGCTGCGACCCGGCCCCGCGTCGATCCCGTTCTACTCCACCGTGACCGGCGACCTGCTCGACGGCCGGGCCCTCGACGCCGAGTACTGGTGCCGCAACCTGCGTGAACCCGTCCGGCTCGACCTCGCACAGGAAAGGCTCCTGGCGAACGGGCACGACGTGTTCGTCGAGATCGGTCCGCATCCCGTCCTCGGCATGCCGCTGACCGAGGGCAGCGGGTCGGCGGTGGTCGTCGCCACCCTCCAGCGCGGGGACGGCGACCGCGCCCGACTGCTGCGGAGCCTTGCCGAACTGCACGTCCACGGATGCGAGGTCGACTGGTCGAAGGCCCTCGGCCAGGCGCCCGCCCGCGTCGCGGACCTCCCCACGTACCCCTTCCAGCGCAAGCGCCACTGGCTGGAGGCGCCGACCGCGCGACCGGAGCCCGCTTCGACACCCGAGGCGGCCTTCTGGGACGCCGTCCACAGCGGCCAGGCGCAGCAAGTGGCCGACGCGCTGGGCACCGCCGTCTCCGCGACCGCGCTCGACGCTCTGGCCGAACTGCTCCCCGCGCTCGCGGCGATCCGGCCCGGCACCGGGGGATCTCGGCCCGGGATCGCGGACCGGGACGAACCGCCGGCCGGGGAAGCACACGACGGCGCCGCGGAGCTGGTCCGTGCCCTGGCCGACGCGGGACCGGACGACAGTCGGGAGATCCTCCTGGACCTCGTGCGCACCGAAGCGGCCGCGGTGCTGGGAGACAGCCCCACCGACATCCCCGCCGGCCAACCGCTGCAGCAGCTCGGCATGGACTCACTGGCGGCCGTGCGCATGCGGGCGAACCTCGAACGACGTACGGGCGTGCAGATCGCCCCGCACGTCATCCTCGGCAAGCGGGGCCTCCTCGGCGTGGTCGACGCCCTCCTACGGGAGACGACCGGAGCGGGTGCGGAGTCGGCGGCCGGGCACGAACCCGCACCCGCCGACGGCCGGGAATCGCCCTGGCTGCGGGTGCTCAAGCCCGGCGTGTCCCCTCGCGCCCGGATCGTCGCGTTCGCCGGCATGGGCGGAACCACCGACTCCCACGTCCCGCTGATCCGCCACCTGCCGGACGACATCGCACTCGTGGCGATCCAGATGCCCGGACGGGAGGAACGGGTCGCGGAGCCGCCCCTGTCCGATGTCGGCGCCGTCGCCGACGCGATCGTGGGGGCGCTCACCGCGCTGCCGGCGCTACCGACGGTTCTCTACGGACACAGCCAAGGCGCCCTCCTGGCATGGGAGGTCGCCCACCGGCTCGGGCCCGTCCGGGAGGACACTCCCGTCACCCTCGTCCCCGCCTGTGCGCCCGCTCCCTACAGCGAGCTCCCGCCGGAACTGGAGGACTTCCAGCGGGTCGGGGAGACCCTGCGGACGGGCGGCATCGGGCACGCGGCGGAAGCCCTTCGCGGACTGCTCCCCGATGCGCTGCTGGCCGACGAGGAACTCCTGAGGTCGTACCTCGGCAACCTCTGGGCCGACGTCGAACTCGCGAAGGACCACCGCGCACTCCTGGCGGCCGTCCACCGCGAGCCGCTCGACATCCCCATCACTACGGTCGCAGCCGCCGACGACCCCGTCCTGCCCGCGGGGACGCTGCACGACTGGCACGACCGGACCCGGGGGCGCATCGTCCACCGGACCATCCCGGGTACCCACGCGGCTCCCATCGAGAGCCCGCGGGCCATGGCGGCCGAGCTCGTGAAGGCGATACCGGCACCCTCCATCTGA